A region from the Salvia miltiorrhiza cultivar Shanhuang (shh) unplaced genomic scaffold, IMPLAD_Smil_shh fragScaff_scaffold_61, whole genome shotgun sequence genome encodes:
- the LOC131003052 gene encoding uncharacterized protein LOC131003052, with product MSQATQGSTGTTRSGRVNKTDQKRRSWSVREEEVLIVALKELVALGWKSDNGFRAGYLSKLEEAMKKEFPTTDLKGMPHINSKVTTWKKTYSSLWNILKTSGVGFNVNGKHMIDCDDEQWENFVRADDSVRNFRYKSWPYVEDWKLVFGKDRATGDEAEDVMEAAFTMYRKLDINQSLDDGEYHVSLEDILETGETGDNVSQTQAREETVTAEKEAPTSSKKRRRSVGFDDRFFEALTTIGRGTETRLDTISSRMGYDYDVSKARKEVFAQLSGIPGLSKTEKFDICNMLAKEVELLDVFSSLPEDSKEDYVLHLLALKHK from the exons ATGAGCCAAGCAACTCAAG GTAGCACAGGAACTACACGTTCCGGCCGTGTCAACAAGACGGACCAAAAGCGCCGCAGTTGGTCTGTTAGGGAAGAAGAAGTTCTAATCGTTGCATTGAAAGAGCTCGTCGCACTTGGATGGAAATCTGACAACGGGTTCCGAGCCGGCTATTTGAGTAAGTTAGAGGAGGCTATGAAGAAGGAATTTCCGACCACCGACTTGAAGGGAATGCCTCATATAAACTCGAAGGTAACAACGTGGAAAAAGACTTACTCTTCGCTGTGGAACATTCTCAAAACTAGTGGAGTTGGCTTCAATGTTAACGGGAAGCACATGATTGATTGCGATGACGAGCAATGGGAGAACTTTGTGAGG GCCGATGACAGTGTGCGCAACTTCCGATATAAAAGCTGGCCTTATGTAGAAGACTGGAAGCTTGTATTCGGAAAAGATAGAGCTACAGGCGATGAGGCGGAGGATGTCATGGAGGCGGCTTTTACGATGTATCGGAAGTTAGATATCAACCAATCGCTTGATGATGGTGAATACCACGTCTCACTTGAAGATATATTGGAGACCGGCGAAACGGGTGACAATGTAAGCCAAACCCAAGCGCGGGAAGAGACTGTAACAGCTGAAAAGGAAGCTCCAACATCCAGCAAAAAGCGGCGCCGTAGTGTCGGTTTCGATGACAGGTTTTTCGAGGCTCTAACAACTATTGGTCGTGGTACGGAAACTAGACTTGATACAATATCAAGTCGGATGGGTTACGACTACGATGTATCAAAGGCAAGGAAGGAAGTTTTTGCACAGTTGAGTGGTATTCCGGGGCTGTCAAAGACCGAGAAGTTTGACATCTGTAATATGCTTGCTAAGGAGGTGGAGCTTCTGGATGTGTTTTCGAGTCTCCCGGAAGACTCGAAAGAAGACTACGTGCTGCACTTACTTGCTTTGAAACATAAGTAA